From the genome of Epinephelus moara isolate mb chromosome 10, YSFRI_EMoa_1.0, whole genome shotgun sequence, one region includes:
- the aspm gene encoding abnormal spindle-like microcephaly-associated protein isoform X2: MAETLPPTRKGFLDFSPIKREDVNKENDVPVLVLTLFSKAPFVAFGTVKLGTSRSVVLRIENPNEDAEAEVIVEKIPSSKGFSVDHNTFTIQPEDSFTLTVTWTPTEEGGIRELIVFSANGVLKHQAVLLGRAEAPKKKKKSLWDTIKNKKEGEKVAAPRRKKTEQPLKMAANKTFQVSRKPQYKREKPRSPLASLNEGKAVRERSLSKHSPIDDYSRKSEEQKVLNPTQRQRSLGLLNQENIHPVQRNSPLVLLVPAGKLMDSGNVSVSPDVSVGKPDNPDLTKMLNRTLSPIGTPEMFKKLMPRIQSDSPLSVPEKPVADADDADSVLSGAPVLSLKDALLLIDSDLSHIITSPRETSSSCGFSDSLESKSGNYGYGHDRDAIKALHDSPQGSEPSEPRLTFFVSKKVVVSDVVVSEAGDATEGVKKASFSSATVTKGKAPVEANLSSGRKLKKSRRRLLEKTLELSDSSSQCESGPGTPNLPVIDVDRDTRGRLNSEAASSLCDNGHRAQELNPSSLTPGLDSSPAPITFPITSPPSMAPTRFSFSGPSPSPVTPTSIAFTVTSPSPLGSSSPLHHSLTPRISPTVLAPQSVQEDLFPVHMAVKSKKRKSEEYLRSDEKTEDAGKTEHVKRSRVVAGKPGPPRSVQERRSVSQRQQPRTAGSVRSMNTTSLKTARSVVPAQAKQSSSKLTSRGVQPLKSSVTSSAKTKVVAVAQSKLTFIKPLQTAIPRHPMPFAAKNMFYDERWIEKQERGFTWWINYVLTPDDFKVNTEVAKVSAVSLVMGSDDKYSVPKAPTKEEMSFSTYTARRKLNRLRRSACQLFTSEAMVKAIQRLELEVEAKRLLVRKDRHLWKDIGERRKVLDWLLSYNPLWLRVGLETIFGELISLESNSDVLGLAMFILQRLLWNPDIAAEFRHSKVPHLYKDGHEEALSRFTLKKLLLLVCFLDKAKESRLIEHNPCLFCLDAEFKTSKDLLLAFSRDFLSGEGILSRHLGYLGLPVSHVQTPLDEFNFAVKNLAVDLKCGIRLVRVMELLIQDWSLSAKLRLPAISRLQKVHNVNIALQVLKRKGVDLKDENGSNIDSRDIVDGHREKTLSLLWKIIFAFHVEVILDADQLREEIGFLKKTSRTKRRLASLRADRGPQPSPAKTRAPYEHSSTKITLLMDWVRAVCDFYNLRVENFTVAFSDGRVLCYLIHHYHPSLLPEETVSHSTTQTVECSPRGRLELNCSASDSDNSFDSSPTGLNGPDSPSVEFKELLENEKNNFRLVNTAVSYLGGVPAMINPADMSNTIPNEKVVMSYLSFLCARLLDLRNETRAARVIQGAWRKYRLKKDLQLYKERNMAAVKIQLVVRSFLQRRRAKRQNQAAVVIQSVWRGYAARNRLRLKKQAQLRALQHEAATVIQAQWRMFSAMSAYQRLRYYAIVVQAQWRMRRAASAYGRIYWAATVIQRHSRAWALARRDREHYLSLKAATVKIQSGYRRWKTQKTEKENRAARVIQAVFRKWYKEKMSEKIAAAVKIQSWYRMQRCLHQYRKIKRSTVLIQALYRGHAQRRWFQILKLQHRSAIVIQRAFRGHAVRQQVAKMRCAAVIIQRWYRASVKRDMERQMFVRMKCAAITIQAAYRGKVARELLKKQHEAATIIQAAFRKYTAQRRYLVLRKAAAVIQQKYRATTLARKTKKDYVALRSAALAIQANWRGRAVRKRIEKQHQCATLIQAYYRRHKAQAEYRSKRACALTIQCHYRACVVGKETRKTYLHMRAACVTVQAGFRGMRVRTELKKKHQAATVIQSSVRMFLCRKQYFLLQSAAIIIQSRYRALLVCRAQQNEYKELKQATIKIQAVYRGFRVREDLKKRHNAATAIQAQFRMHRMRMAYLATKCAAIIVQERYRAKMLRDQQVQRYKTMKSAALVIQAAYRGHRARSKIVEMHGAATIIQRKFLTFRDRRRFLAIRAAVLVCQQRYRAVTLARKDRFDYLSKRKAVICLQAAYRGGRVRKQLRIQHVAAVTIQSHFRKYQQRTYYKTLHRAVSVLQARYRANKKMREQMQALSAKRNAAVVLQAAFRGMKSRRIVKQRHQAAGVIQRAYRAHCERKQYLTLKSSILNIQRRYRATVAAKEQMKLYQQMRKAAVILQAAYRGQQVRKEVARWHQAATVVQSAFRKHREEVKFQAMRLAAIIIQRHYRSCILQRQERGKFLKARHSAIVLQAAFRGHRVRSSIAKMHRAATVIQANFKRYKQQSAFRRQHWAACVLQQRFRAQRQRNIEVKLYQRRREAAIMLQAAYRGMKTRQNIKQRHQAASVIQRAYRAHCECKQYLTLKYAVLSIQRRYRATVTAKEQMKQYLQIRKAAVILQAAYRGQQVRKEVARWHQAATVVQSAFRKHREEVKFQAMRLAAIIIQRHYRSCILQRQERGKFLKARHSAIVLQAAFRGHRVRSSIAKMHRAATVIQANFKRHKQQSAFRRQHWAACVLQQRFRAQRQRDIEVKHYQELKKAVINLQAAFRGMKSRRVLKQRHHAASVVQRAYRGYCERKEYLKLKLYVLIIQQKYRASVAAKAQRTQYLEKRSAAVVLQAAYRGQQVRKEVARRHQAATVIQSAFRKYREEVKFQAMRLSAIIIQRRYRSCILQRQEREKFLKLKRSTITIQAALRGWGVRRDIRRQNRAAIVIQLCWRCSVQRRIFQRKREAAVKLQRRVRAVQFSRLERNNYLQMKKAAITLQTHCRAWIARRQVLESAKAERRLRFTSAVFHHLSAMKIQRALRAHWALESAKRQIHSVITIQRWVRARQQRRRYLEDRRKVVIVQRAVKRLLARRHKAASVIQQAIRKFLLLRHQKRVQRGIIKAQALWRGHRSRRLNDNPKVVKLRHNLRKVSASVREEDKLCNKTSSALDYLLRYKHFSYILEALKNLETATRLSPECCERLVESGATNVIFTLIRCCNRSVPCMDVITYSIQILLNLSKYHKTIEAVYSVENSVETLLDLLQRYREKAGDKVAEKGGSIFTKACFLLALLLQDQHRAVEVMKLPKLLDRIRSIYRLTARKQKMDAERTVMKQKMNASLNGSFFVQATPRKSRPVPKFAPDWVLRKDKLKDIVDPLRAIQMVAHTLSIVL, encoded by the exons atggcTGAAACGTTACCTCCGACACGGAAAGGATTCCTGGACTTCAGTCCAATAAAGAGAGAGGACGTTAACAAGGAGAACGACGTCCCGGTGTTGGTTTTGACCCTGTTTTCAAAGGCTCCCTTTGTGGCATTTGGGACAGTAAAGCTGGGCACCTCCAGGTCAGTTGTTCTGCGTATTGAGAACCCGAATGAGGATGCAGAAGCGGAGGTCATTGTTGAAAAGATCCCATCAAGTAAAGGCTTTTCTGTGGACCACAACACGTTCACGATCCAG cCTGAGGATTCATTCACTCTGACAGTAACCTGGACCCCAACAGAAGAAGGTGGAATCAGAGAGCTCATCGTCTTTAGTGCCAATGGGGTCCTCAAGCACCAGGctgtgctgctggggagagCAGAGGCacccaaaaagaaaaag AAAAGCTTATGGGAcacaatcaaaaacaaaaaggagggTGAAAAAGTCGCTGCGCCtaggagaaagaaaacagaacaacCACTGAAGATGGCGGCCAACAAAACCTTCCAAGTGTCCCGAAAGCCACAGTACAAACGGGAAAAGCCACGCAGCCCACTTGCTTCTCTCAATGAAGGCAAAGCTGTCAGAGAGAGGTCCCTCTCCAAGCACAGTCCCATTGACGATTACTCCCGGAAATCAGAGGAGCAGAAGGTCTTGAATCCCACCCAGAGGCAACGGTCTCTGGGATTGTTGAACCAGGAGAATATCCATCCTGTTCAGAGGAATTCTCCTCTTGTCCTACTCGTCCCAGCTGGAAAGCTGATGGACTCTGGCAACGTGTCTGTGAGCCCAGATGTCTCGGTGGGCAAACCTGATAATCCAGATCTTACCAAAATGCTCAACAGGACGCTGTCACCTATTGGGACACCAGAGATGTTTAAGAAGCTTATGCCACGCATTCAGTCAGATAGCCCACTTTCTGTTCCTGAAAAGCCTGTGGCTGATGCTGATGATGCTGACAGTGTCTTAAGTGGAGCCCCTGTTCTCTCTTTGAAAGATGCTCTCCTTCTCATTGACTCGGATCTGAGCCACATTATCACCAGTCCTCGAGAGACTAGTTCCAGCTGTGGCTTCTCAGATTCACTGGAATCCAAGAGTGGGAATTATGGCTATGGACATGACAGAGATGCCATCAAAGCATTACATGACAGCCCACAGGGGTCAGAGCCCAGTGAGCCAAGACTTACTTTCTTTGTCAGCAAAAAGGTTGTTGTGAGTGACGTTGTAGTTTCAGAGGCAGGTGATGCTACGGAAGGGGTCAAAAAGGCCTCTTTTTCCTCTGCCACAGTGACCAAGGGCAAGGCACCAGTGGAGGCAAACCTTTCCAGTGGCAGGAAATTAAAAAAGTCAAGGCGAAGGCTATTGGAGAAAACACTtgagctgtctgacagcagcagtcaGTGTGAGTCTGGACCAGGCACTCCAAACCTTCCTGTTATAGACGTTGACAGAGACACCCGGGGACGGCTAAATTCTGAGGCTGCCAGCTCCCTGTGTGACAATGGACACCGAGCCCAGGAGTTAAACCCCTCCAGCCTGACTCCAGGGCTTGACAGCTCACCTGCACCCATCACCTTCCCCATCACCTCCCCTCCATCTATGGCACCTACTCGCTTCTCTTTCTCAGGCCCTTCTCCATCTCCTGTAACCCCCACTTCCATCGCTTTTACTGTCACCTCGCCATCGCCCCTGGGCTCATCTTCTCCTCTCCACCACAGCCTCACACCTCGCATTTCTCCAACTGTTTTGGCACCTCAGTCGGTTCAGGAGGACTTGTTTCCGGTTCACATGGCAGTGAAgagcaagaagaggaagagTGAGGAGTATTTGAGAAGTGATGAGAAGACCGAGGATGCTGGGAAAACTGAGCATGTCAAAAGGAGCAGGGTGGTAGCTGGAAAACCTGGGCCCCCAAGATCAGTCCAGGAGAGGAGAAGTGTGTCCCAGAGGCAACAGCCGAGAACAGCAG gctCTGTGCGATCAATGAACACAACATCTCTAAAGACTGCGAGGTCTGTCGTTCCTGCTCAGGCAAAGCAGTCAAGCTCCAAACTCACCTCACGAG GTGTCCAGCCTCTGAAGTCATCTGTTACTTCATCAGCGAAGACAAAAGTTGTTGCAGTTGCACAGTCAAAGCTGACCTTTATTAAACCGTTGCAAACAG CCATACCGAGACACCCGATGCCGTTTGCTGCTAAGAACATGTTCTATGATGAGAGGTGGATTGAGAAGCAGGAGCGAGGATTCACGTGGTGGATCAACTACGTCCTCACCCCAGATGACTTTAAAGTTAACACTGAAGTTGCTAAAG TGAGTGCTGTGTCCCTCGTCATGGGCAGCGACGACAAGTACAGCGTGCCTAAAGCTCCCACCAAAGAGGAGATGTCTTTCAGCACCTACACGGCCCGACGCAAGCTAAACCGCCTTCGTCGTTCAGCCTGTCAGCTGTTCACATCGGAGGCCATGGTCAAGGCTATTCAGAGGCTGGAACTGGAGGTCGAGGCCAAGAGGCTGCTCGTCCGAAAAGACCGCCATCTTTGGAAGGACATTG GTGAACGCCGAAAAGTCCTCGACTGGCTCCTGTCGTACAATCCGCTGTGGTTACGGGTTGGGCTCGAG ACGATCTTCGGGGAGTTGATCTCACTGGAGAGCAACAGCGACGTCTTGGGTCTGGCTATGTTCATCCTCCAGCGGCTGCTCTGGAACCCCGACATCGCTGCTGAGTTCAGACACTCCAAAGTGCCCCACCTTTACAAAGACG GCCACGAGGAGGCACTGTCCCGCTTTACTCTGAAGAAGCTGCTCCTGCTGGTGTGTTTCCTGGACAAAGCCAAAGAGTCCCGGCTGATTGAGCACAACCCCTGTCTGTTCTGCCTGGACGCAGAGTTCAAG ACGAGTAAAGACCTTCTCCTGGCTTTCTCCAGGGACTTCCTGAGCGGAGAGGGGATCCTCTCCCGGCACCTCGGCTACCTGGGGTTACCTGTCTCCCACGTTCAGACGCCCCTGGACGAGTTCAACTTCGCTGTGAAGAATTTGGCAGTCGACTTGAAATGCGGCATTCGTCTAGT GCGTGTGATGGAGCTCCTCATCCAGGACTGGAGTTTGTCGGCCAAGCTCCGTCTGCCAGCCATCAGCCGCCTGCAGAAGGTCCACAATGTCAACATTGCTTTGCAAGTGCTCAAACGCAAAGGGGTTGACCTTAAGGATGAAAACG gCTCTAACATTGATTCCAGAGACATTGTGGACGGACACAGAGAAAAGACACTGAGCCTCTTGTGGAAAATCATCTTCGCCTTTCAT GTGGAGGTGATTTTGGATGCGGATCAGCTGAGGGAGGAAATTGGCTTTCTGAAGAAAACCTCAAGGACCAAACGGAGGCTGGCATCTCTGAGGGCTGATCGGGGCCCTCAGCCGAGTCCTGCAAAGACAAGGGCGCCGTATGAACACAGCAGCACTAAGATCACCCTGCTGATGGACTGGGTCCGAGCTGTGTGTGACTTCTACAATCTGAGG gtGGAGAACTTCACCGTGGCATTCTCGGATGGCCGCGTCCTCTGCTACCTTATCCACCACTACCACCCCAGTCTCCTGCCAGAGGAGACTGTCAGTCACAGCACCACCCAGACTGTCGAGTGCTCACCGAGGGGTCGCCTGGAGCTCAACTGCTCAGCCAGCGACTCCGACAACTCCTTTGACTCCTCGCCGACAGGCCTGAATG GCCCAGATTCTCCGTCAGTGGAATTTAAAGAGCTGCTGGAGAATGAGAAAAACAACTTTAGACTGGTCAACACTGCTGTGTCTTACCTGGGAGGAGTTCCTGCTATGATCAACCCAGCTGACATGTCCAACACCATCCCCAATGAGAAG GTTGTGATGTCTTACCTGTCCTTCCTGTGTGCTCGTCTTCTGGACCTGCGGAACGAAACCCGAGCAGCTCGGGTCATACAGGGGGCCTGGAGGAAATACAGATTAAAGAAAGATCTGCAGCTCTACAAG GAAAGAAACATGGCTGCTGTGAAAATCCAGTTAGTTGTGAGGAGTTTTCTCCAGAGGCGCAGAGCTAAGAGGCAGAATCAAGCTGCTGTTGTCATCCAGTCAGTGTGGAGGGGTTACGCAGCACGCAACAGGCTGAGGCTAAAGAAACAGGCTCAACTTCGGGCTCTGCAACATGAAGCAGCAACTGTCATCCAG GCTCAGTGGAGGATGTTTTCGGCCATGAGCGCTTACCAACGCCTCAGGTACTACGCCATTGTTGTCCAAGCACAATGGCGAATGAGGAGGGCCGCCTCCGCTTATGGAAGAATCTACTGGGCGGCAACTGTCATTCAGAGGCACTCGCGAGCATGGGCTCTGGCAAGAAGAGATCGGGAACATTATCTTTCCCTTAAAGCTGCAACGGTGAAAATACAAAGCGGGTACAGAAGATGGAAAACCCAGAAAACAGAGAAGGAAAACCGTGCTGCAAGAGTGATACAAGCCGTGTTCAGGAAATGGTACAAggaaaaaatgtctgaaaaaattgctgctgctgtgaagaTTCAGTCTTGGTATAGAATGCAGAGGTGTCTCCATCAATACAGGAAGATTAAGAGAAGCACTGTGCTGATTCAAGCCCTGTACAGAGGTCATGCACAGAGGCGTTGGTTTCAGATATTAAAGCTGCAGCACCGTTCAGCTATTGTCATTCAGAGGGCCTTCAGAGGGCATGCTGTCAGACAACAGGTGGCGAAGATGAGATGTGCTGCAGTCATAATCCAGCGCTGGTACAGGGCCTCTGTGAAAAGAGACATGGAAAGGCAAATGTTTGTGAGGATGAAATGTGCCGCCATTACCATACAGGCAGCTTATCGTGGAAAAGTGGCCCGGGAGTTGCTGAAAAAACAGCACGAGGCAGCAACCATAATCCAGGCAGCTTTCAGGAAGTACACTGCCCAAAGGCGCTACCTTGTCCTGAgaaaagctgcagctgtgataCAGCAAAAGTACAGAGCCACAACTTTGGCTCGTAAGACAAAGAAGGATTATGTTGCTCTTAGGAGTGCTGCACTTGCCATACAAGCAAACTGGAGAGGCAGAGCTGTCAGGAAGAGAATAGAGAAGCAGCATCAGTGTGCAACATTGATACAGGCTTACTACCGTCGGCACAAAGCGCAAGCAGAATACAGATCTAAGAGGGCCTGCGCCTTGACCATACAATGTCACTACAGAGCTTGTGTGGTTGGAaaagagacgaggaaaacataCCTCCACATGAGAGCAGCTTGTGTTACAGTCCAAGCTGGATTCAGAGGCATGAGAGTTAGGACAGAGCTGAAGAAAAAGCACCAGGCAGCGACTGTCATTCAGTCGTCAGTCAGGATGTTTTTATGCAGGAAACAATATTTCCTCTTACAAAGTGCAGCAATTATCATCCAAAGCCGATACAGAGCTCTCCTTGTTTGCAGGGCGCAgcaaaatgaatacaaagagCTAAAGCAGGCCACCATAAAGATACAAGCTGTCTACCGGGGATTTAGAGTGAGAGAAGACCTAAAGAAGAGGCACAACGCTGCCACAGCAATCCAAGCTCAGTTCAGGATGCACAGAATGCGTATGGCTTACCTTGCCACCAAGTGTGCTGCCATCATTGTTCAGGAACGCTACAGGGCAAAAATGCTCAGGGATCAACAGGTGCAGAGATACAAGACAATGAAATCCGCAGCTTTAGTCATCCAGGCAGCATATCGTGGCCACAGGGCCAGGAGCAAGATCGTAGAGATGCATGGAGCTGCTACAATCATTCAGAGAAAGTTTCTCACATTTCGGGATAGAAGGAGATTCTTAGCTATCAGAGCAGCAGTTTTGGTTTGTCAGCAGAGGTACAGAGCAGTGACCCTGGCAAGAAAAGATCGTTTTGACTATTTGTCAAAGCGCAAGGCAGTCATCTGTTTGCAGGCGGCCTACAGAGGAGGTAGGGTCAGAAAGCAGTTGCGCATCCAGCACGTGGCAGCTGTAACAATCCAGTCTCACTTCCGAaagtaccagcagagaacctacTACAAGACTCTCCACAGGGCTGTCAGTGTTTTGCAAGCTCGCTACAGAGCCAACAAGAAAATGAGAGAGCAGATGCAAGCCCTGAGTGCCAagagaaatgctgctgttgtcttaCAAGCTGCCTTCCGTGGAATGAAATCCAGACGAATCGTCAAACAAAGGCATCAAGCTGCCGGTGTTATCCAGAGAGCTTACAGAGCCCACTGTGAGCGCAAACAGTATCTTACCTTGAAATCCTCCATCCTCAACATTCAGCGGAGGTATCGTGCCACTGTAGCAGCAAAGGAACAAATGAAACTATACCAGCAAATGCGCAAAGCAGCCGTCATCCTTCAGGCAGCATACAGAGGTCAGCAGGTCAGAAAAGAGGTTGCTCGTTGGCACCAGGCTGCCACTGTTGTACAGTCTGCATTCAGAAAgcacagagaggaagtgaaatTCCAGGCCATGCGTCTAGCTGCCATTATCATCCAGAGGCACTATCGCTCCTGTATTCTTCAAAGGCAAGAAAGGGGAAAGTTCCTAAAAGCCAGACATTCTGCCATTGTTCTTCAGGCAGCTTTCAGAGGCCATCGTGTGCGGAGCAGCATCGCCAAGATGCACAGGGCAGCTACTGTCATTCAAGCAAACTTCAAGAGGTATAAACAGCAGTCAGCCTTTAGGAGACAGCACTGGGCAGCATGTGTTCTACAGCAGAGGTTTAGAGCTCAGAGACAGCGAAACATTGAGGTAAAACTTTATCAACGGCGCAGAGAAGCAGCCATCATGTTACAGGCTGCATATCGTGGAATGAAAACAAGGCAGAACATCAAACAAAGGCATCAGGCTGCTAGTGTTATCCAGAGAGCTTACAGAGCTCACTGTGAGTGCAAGCAGTATCTTACCTTGAAATACGCCGTCCTCAGCATTCAGCGGAGGTATCGTGCCACTGTAACAGCAAAGgaacaaatgaaacaatacCTGCAAATTCGCAAAGCAGCCGTCATCCTTCAGGCAGCATACAGAGGTCAGCAGGTCAGAAAAGAGGTTGCTCGTTGGCACCAGGCTGCCACTGTTGTACAGTCTGCATTCAGAAAgcacagagaggaagtgaaatTCCAG GCCATGCGTCTAGCTGCCATTATCATCCAGAGACACTATCGCTCCTGTATTCTTCAGAGGCAAGAAAGGGGAAAGTTCCTAAAAGCAAGACATTCTGCTATTGTTCTTCAGGCAGCTTTCAGAGGCCATCGTGTGCGAAGCAGCATCGCCAAGATGCACAGGGCAGCTACTGTCATTCAAGCAAACTTCAAGAGGCATAAACAGCAGTCAGCCTTCAGGAGACAGCACTGGGCAGCCTGTGTCTTACAGCAGAGGTTTAgagctcagagacagagagacattgAGGTAAAACATTATCAGGAGTTAAAAAAAGCTGTCATTAATCTACAAGCTGCCTTCCGTGGAATGAAATCCAGAAGAGTCCTCAAACAAAGGCATCACGCTGCCAGTGTTGTTCAGAGAGCTTACAGAGGCTACTGCGAACGCAAGGAGTATCTGAAATTGAAATTGTATGTCCTTATCATTCAGCAAAAATATCGGGCTTCTGTTGCAGCTAAAGCACAAAGAACTCAATACCTGGAAAAACGCAGTGCCGCTGTCGTCCTTCAGGCAGCATACAGAGGTCAGCAGGTCAGAAAGGAGGTTGCCCGTCGGCACCAGGCTGCAACTGTTATACAGTCTGCATTCAGAAAGTACAGAGAGGAAGTCAAATTCCAGGCCATGCGTCTGTCCGCCATTATCATCCAAAGACGCTATCGCTCCTGTATTCTTCAGAGGCAAGAAAGAGAAAAGTTCCTCAAACTGAAGCGATCCACCATCACCATTCAGGCAGCGTTGAGAGGCTGGGGTGTCAGGAGGGACATTAGGCGACAAAACCGAGCCGCCATTGTGATCCAATTGTGCTGGAGATGCTCAGTGCAGAGGCGTATCTTCCAACGAAAGAGGGAGGCAGCTGTGAAACTTCAGCGGAGGGTCCGGGCAGTGCAGTTTAGCAGATTGGAGAGGAACAACTACCTCCAAATGAAGAAGGCTGCCATCACTCTTCAGACGCACTGTCGAGCCTGGATTGCAAGACGACAG GTACTAGAGAGCGCCAAAGCAGAGAGGAGGCTCCGTTTTACATCTGCGGTCTTCCACCATCTCAGTGCCATGAAGATCCAACGAGCTCTGAGAGCCCACTGGGCTTTGGAGTCAGCCAAAAGACAAATCCATTCTGTCATCACCATACAG cGATGGGTGAGAGCGAGGCAGCAGAGGAGACGTTATCTAGAGGACAGGAGGAAGGTGGTTATAGTTCAGAGAGCGGTCAAGCGCCTGTTAGCTCGTCGCCACAAGGCCGCGTCCGTCATCCAGCAGGCCATCCGCAAATTCCTCCTCCTCAGGCACCAGAAGAGGGTTCAGCGTGGCATCATCAAAGCTCAG GCTCTGTGGAGAGGACACCGCTCCCGCCGACTGAATGACAATCCCAAAGTGGTGAAGTTGAGACACAATTTGCGCAAAGTCTCCGCCAGCGTCCGAGAGGAGGACAAACTTTGCAACAAGACATCGTCTGCCCTGGACTACCTCCTTCGATACAAACACTTCTCCTACATCCTAGAGGCCCTGAAAAACTTGG aGACTGCCACCAGGCTGTCCCCAGAGTGCTGTGAGCGACTGGTAGAGAGCGGAGCCACCAACGTCATCTTCACACTCATCCGCTGCTGCAACAGGAGTGTCCCCTGCATGGACGTCATCACCTACTCCATCCAGATCCTCCTCAACCTCTCCAAG